A genomic stretch from Oncorhynchus gorbuscha isolate QuinsamMale2020 ecotype Even-year linkage group LG20, OgorEven_v1.0, whole genome shotgun sequence includes:
- the LOC124007053 gene encoding UDP-glucose 6-dehydrogenase-like codes for MMEVRRICCIGAGYVGGPTCSVIAQMCPEVTVTVVDVNEDRIRAWNSDSLPIFELGLQEVVDSCRGVNLFFSTDIDEAIKNADLVFISVNTPTKTFGIGKGRAADLKYIEACARRIADVSSGCKIVVEKSTVPVRAAESIRRIFNANTKSSLSFQVLSNPEFLAEGTAISDLKNPDRVLIGGDETPEGQHAIQALRSIYEHWVPKNKIITTNTWSSELSKLAANAFLAQRISSINSISALCEVTGADVEEVAHAIGTDQRIGSRFLKASVGFGGSCFQKDVLNLVYLCEALNLPEVARYWQQVIEINDYQRKRFSSRIINCLFNTVTDKKIALLGFAFKKNTGDTRESSSIYISRYLLEEGACLHIYDPKVKAEQIMQDLTKPTPSERHDTATVSRLVTIVTDPYKACENAHAIVICTEWDMFTELDYERIHKAMLKPAFIFDGRRILDSLHDQLQHIGFQVETIGKRVNQRIPFTTSGDRSDMDQAQPLKKNKL; via the exons ATGATGGAGGTGAGGAGGATCTGTTGTATTGGGGCTGGCTACGTGGGCGGTCCCACCTGCAGCGTCATCGCCCAGATGTGCCCTGAAGTGACGGTTACCGTTGTTGACGTGAACGAGGACCGCATCCGTGCCTGGAATTCTGATAGCCTTCCCATCTTTGAG cttGGACTCCAGGAAGTGGTGGACTCATGCCGCGGGGTCAACCTTTTCTTCTCCACAGACATTGATGAGGCCATAAAAAATGCAGACCTGGTCTTCATATCT GTTAATACGCCTACCAAGACATTTGGGATTGGTAAGGGTCGAGCAGCAGACCTGAAGTACATAGAAGCATGTGCCCGGCGCATTGCCGATGTCTCCAGTGGCTGTAAGATTGTTGTGGAGAAAAGCACAGTTCCTGTACGTGCTGCTGAGAGCATCCGCCGCATCTTCAATGCCAACACCAAGAGTAGCCTCAGCTTCCAG GTTCTCTCAAACCCAGAGTTTCTTGCTGAAGGAACAGCCATCAGTGATCTGAAGAATCCAGACAGGGTATTGATTGGCGGGGATGAGACCCCTGAGGGCCAACATGCTATTCAGGCCTTGCGGAGCATCTATGAACACTGGGTCCCCAAGAACAAGATCATCACCACCAATACCTGGTCCTCTGAGCTTTCCAAGCTG GCAGCCAATGCCTTTCTTGCCCAACGTATCAGTAGCATCAACTCTATCAGTGCCCTCTGTGAGGTAACCGGTGCTGATGTGGAGGAGGTGGCACATGCCATTGGGACAGACCAGAGAATAGGCAGCCGCTTCCTGAAGGCCAGCGTAG GATTTGGTGGCAGCTGTTTCCAGAAAGACGTTCTCAATCTTGTGTACCTATGCGAGGCGCTGAATTTACCCGAGGTTGCAAGATACTGGCAACAG GTTATAGAGATAAACGACTACCAGCGAAAACGATTCTCCTCACGGATAATCAACTGCCTCTTCAACACAGTGACAGACAAGAAGATAGCCTTGCTCGGATTTGCATTCAAGAAAAACACTGGCGATACAAG GGAATCCTCTAGTATCTACATCAGTCGCTACCTGCTGGAGGAGGGAGCCTGTCTACACATCTATGACCCAAAGGTTAAAGCTGAGCAGATCATGCAGGACCTGACTAAGCCCACACCCTCAGAAAGACATGACACTGCCACAG TTTCTCGTCTAGTCACCATCGTCACAGACCCATACAAGGCTTGTGAGAATGCCCATGCAATTGTGATCTGCACAGAGTGGGATATGTTCACG GAACTGGACTATGAGAGGATCCATAAAGCCATGCTGAAACCTGCCTTCATCTTTGACGGCAGAAGGATCTTGGACAGCTTGCACGACCAACTCCAGCATATTGGCTTCCAG GTGGAGACTATTGGGAAAAGAGTTAACCAAAGAATCCCTTTCACTACCAGTGGCGACAGGTCAGACATGGACCAAGCGCAGCCATTGAAGAAGAACAAACTGTGA